The window TCAATTACACCTCACAAGATCCTATAATAATGAACTTCACTCAGTGCTAGTACTAAGTATATACCGCATCAAGTAAACAAAAAGCTTAGCTTTCTTCCTATCAACAACTAATTTATCCAACAAACACTATATAGGCTGCGTGTGACGACACGAGTGTAAATTGTCTTTTATCAATAATAAGATAAGATGAAAAGATAGATCTGTAAATTGTATAAAGTTCATAGATGATCAGAGGCAAAGTTACAGAGGAGAGACAACTACCACAACAAAGTTGAATATACGAGCATAATTTGTTATCAATGAATAGTAATATGTAAATGGAAATTCTTAGATTGTATTATAAAGTTCATAGATGGTGATTAGAGACAAAATTGTAGAAGAGAGACAACTATTACAATGAAATCAGTCTGCCTAATATACAGAGCTTGCAAGTCACAACCTTATGTGgaaagcagaaaaaaaaagaaaggattaTCGAACGTCAACAACTCTGTGATCCATCAAGGTTAAATACAtcacctaaaatcacaaaaatgaaGTCAAACCTCATTTATCAAGCTCCATTGCCTGTGTAGCTTTAGCTTTAGCTACTGCTGTCAACTTGGTCTTCAGCTTTCTCTTCCCCACTTGAAATCCACTTCCACCCTTCTTCTTGCCACCATCAACCTATAAATATTTCCCAACAGAATACCATTAATCCTTAATAGTTAACACACACACACCACAATAAATAGCCACACATGAGTTTAATTGCTATGCAATCACAATGTAAGAGAGTTTTATAAGCCAATTAGATGTTTGTGTTTGCATTAGTTATGAGATCATGGTAGTTGAGTCGAACACCTTTGCTAATGCAACAGTGGAATCACATAAAGAAAGCAAATTTGATGCAGTATCCTCACTTAACAAAACTTCATATCATAGTGGTAAGTAGGATAACCACTTTTCCACACTCACCAAAAAGAGAAAGAACCttttatatcaaattatcaaAGTTGGAATCTATAAAGGTATAGT is drawn from Arachis hypogaea cultivar Tifrunner chromosome 12, arahy.Tifrunner.gnm2.J5K5, whole genome shotgun sequence and contains these coding sequences:
- the LOC112726241 gene encoding uncharacterized protein; amino-acid sequence: MSKKNNLAKRKKQYEFDLQREKQEKLKKEQKLNAKKNKMKVDGGKKKGGSGFQVGKRKLKTKLTAVAKAKATQAMELDK